The region TGCGAGTGACCACTTAAGATCACGTGAGGTCGCAGATCTAACATTCTTTGGATTAAAGCTTTCGGACGAATCTGTGACATTAATTCTGGAACGAAAATGGGATGGTGACAGGCAATAATTCGCAAAGCCTTGGGATTTGCCTGCTTAAAAAAGCTCTCGGCTCGCAAAATATCTTTCTCTAAGATTCTTCCCTCAACGGTGCGTATGGCGCTGGCGGTTCGAAACCCAATCGCTGCAATTTCTGAATCTTGAAAGCTGTCTTTAGTAACTTTTCTTATAAATTTGTTATAATTCGCTAAGGGCTGTACAAGCCTGGCCACAAAATTATACAAAGGGATATCGTGATTACCAGGAATGGTAAGGACTGGTACGGGCATTTTTTTTACAAATTCCTGTGCTTCTTTATACTGACCTCGTCGAGCACGTTGTGTCCAGTCACCCGTCATGATGATGAGGTCAAGTTTCAAGGAGTCATTTTGAAGAAACTGTTCCAGGGATTTAATCGCAGGCGGATTGATCCTGCCAAAGTGTAGATCTGAAATGTGTAAAACTCTCTTCATTCTATTGTTATGAAAAATATCTTAGTATTCGTCAACCCTCGTGCGCGCCAGGGTAATCAGCTAGAGTCCGACATTAAGAATTGGTTGAAAGACCAAGGTTTTACTGTGTTAAATGCCAACTTCGATCCCAACAAAGATAAGTTGTTGGATACCATCGAAAAGTATCATCGTGAAAAGCCCATCGTCTTAATTGGTGGTGGCGATGGTTCCGTGAATGAAGCTTTACCGGCTTTGGTAAAACACCAACTACCACTCCTAGTAATTCCACTGGGAACTGCCAACAATCTGGCTCGCTCTCTGGAAATTCCGACTGACTTCAAAAAATCGTTGGAGCTTCTAAATCAAGGTAGCATTAAACGAATTGACGTGGGTCTTGCAAATGGCGTTCATTTTGTAAATGTCATCGGAATTGGATTAAGCACTCAGGTGAATCGTTTGGTCCGCTCTGAACTCAAGCGCTGGCTCGGTGTGTTTGCCTTTGTCCTAACTGCTTTAAAAGTCGTATGGCGAATGAACCCGATTCGAGTCCGTATTGAATGTGACGGCAAAAGCCACGTCGCCTACAGCTGGCAAATTTCAGTATGCAATGGTCGAAACTATGGCAATGGTTTGGTTATTCACGAAGACGCGACCCTCGTCGATCAAACCCTTCATGCCCTTAGCACTGAAGTCGAAAAATGGTGGCAGGGATTTATGCTGATTCCCTCTCTTTTGACCGGCAGATTCCGCAAACACCATCCTGTGACTGTTTTAAGTGGAAAGTCGATTTCTATTCACACTCCACGCCCCATGCAAGTCGACGTCGACGGTGACATTAAAGCTAAAACGCCCTTAAAATTAGAGGTCTTACCTGAGGCGTTATCAATCTTTGCACCCTAATCAAATTCTTTCACAAGAGCCGGTAATTTAACGCAATTTGTTGCCTTTACCGGCCTCGCCGCTGTATATCGGATCTCACCAAACTTAGAGATCACAGGGTAAAATCGTGCTTAAAACCGGATATAGAAAAGACATAGATGGATTGCGGGCCATCGCTGTTTTAAGCGTCGTGATTTTTCATATTTATCACAGTCTGTTGCCAGGGGGATTCTTAGGGGTCGACGTCTTTTTTGTGATCTCAGGTTTTCTGATCACTTCCACAATCTATAAAGAAATCGATCGTGGCGAGTTTTCCTTTGCAACATTTTACGTAAGACGAATCAAAAGAATTTTGCCCGCATTCTATGTACTTTGTGCGGCCGTTATTATTGCGGGCTACCTGTTTTTCATCCCTGGTGATTTTGTCGCTCTGTTAGAGTCCGTGAAAGCGTGCTTCTTATTCGTAGCGAACTTTTTCTTTGCGTCTCGTTATGACTATTTCGCTTCGAATATTAACGAGATTCCACTGCTGCATGCTTGGTCCCTGGCCGTCGAGGAACAGTTTTATTTTATCTGGCCAGTTGTTTTGATTTTACTAAAACCCATCAAAATTAAATCCAAAGCATCCACATGCTTTATGATCTTATTGCTGTTGGCATCTTTTATTTTCGCTGAGTTCTGTGTTCGCATGGAAATCTGGGAAAAGGCCGCTTACTATTTGCTGCCAACGCGCGCCGGGGAACTTTTAGTCGGTGCTCTGCTCGCCATCTATTGGGAGCAGATCGTTGAAAAAGTGGACGCCTATGCGGGCCAACTTGCAACCCTCGGAATCGTGGTTTTATTCGCCTGCTTTTTCTTGATTGACGAATTGATGCCATTCCCTGGCTTCAACGCTTTGTGG is a window of Bdellovibrio sp. SKB1291214 DNA encoding:
- a CDS encoding lipid kinase; translation: MKNILVFVNPRARQGNQLESDIKNWLKDQGFTVLNANFDPNKDKLLDTIEKYHREKPIVLIGGGDGSVNEALPALVKHQLPLLVIPLGTANNLARSLEIPTDFKKSLELLNQGSIKRIDVGLANGVHFVNVIGIGLSTQVNRLVRSELKRWLGVFAFVLTALKVVWRMNPIRVRIECDGKSHVAYSWQISVCNGRNYGNGLVIHEDATLVDQTLHALSTEVEKWWQGFMLIPSLLTGRFRKHHPVTVLSGKSISIHTPRPMQVDVDGDIKAKTPLKLEVLPEALSIFAP
- a CDS encoding metallophosphoesterase family protein, with the translated sequence MKRVLHISDLHFGRINPPAIKSLEQFLQNDSLKLDLIIMTGDWTQRARRGQYKEAQEFVKKMPVPVLTIPGNHDIPLYNFVARLVQPLANYNKFIRKVTKDSFQDSEIAAIGFRTASAIRTVEGRILEKDILRAESFFKQANPKALRIIACHHPIFVPELMSQIRPKALIQRMLDLRPHVILSGHSHLNWIELVNPGTPQEVLHISAGSATSNRLRGEVNNFHVLEVSENKVKVETYFLGDNGFIAREDQAAKVIQFYSDGEARL